From Chryseotalea sp. WA131a:
AAAGAAACGAAAACTGCACCAGTACTTGCACCTCCCGTTATTACGTCTGGAGGAAGCAGAAACGAGCGCAGAGAAAAGATGACTTCATTGCGCAAGACGATTGCCAAGCGATTGGTGGCTGTGAAAAATGAAACGGCCATGCTCACTACTTTCAATGAAGTAGATATGAAGCCTGTGATGGATTTGCGTGCGAAGTACAAAGAACAATTCAAAGAAAAATATGGTGTGGGATTGGGCTTCATGTCGTTTTTTACCAAAGCGGTATGTGCTGCATTGAAAGAATTTCCGGCCGTGAACGCGAGCATAGATAAAGATGAAATTGTATATCATGATTATTGCGATGTATCGGTTGCGGTCTCCACTCCACGAGGATTGGTGGTGCCTGTTATCCGAAATGCGGAGTCGTTGAGCATGAACCAAATTGAAAGTGAGATTGTGCGATTGGCTGGAAAAGCGCGCGATGGAAAACTGTCGATTGAAGAAATGACGGGTGGAACATTTACGATTACCAATGGTGGTGTTTTTGGTTCAATGTTATCAACACCCATAATCAACGCACCTCAATCAGCTATTTTGGGGATGCACAATATTGTGGAGCGGCCTATTGCATTAAAGGGTGAAGTAGTAATACGACCTATCATGTATTTGGCACTTTCGTACGACCACCGAATTGTGGACGGAAGAGAATCCGTTAGTTTTTTGGTACGCGTGAAGGAGATGTTAGAAGACCCAGGACGATTGATTTTGGGGGTTTGACCCATTTTATGATAAAGAAGCTATCCATTCAAAATTTCAAATCTATAAAAGACCTTCAGCTAGATTGCAGAAGGGTTAACCTGTTTATTGGCGAACCTAATGTTGGTAAGTCAAATATTCTTGAAGCCATATCAGTCCAAGCAATTCAGCAAACACTGAGCACAGAAGGACTAATAAGATTATTTGATTTTAGCAATTTGTTTTATGAAAATGACCCATCAAACAAAATAGTTGTCAAGACAGATGAAATGTGGACAGAGATTTCATATGATAAGGGCGTAATTGATTTTTCATTTTTTAAAGATGAGAATTTTAAACGCCAATGGAAGTCAAATTTTCCTCTTACGTCATTTGGAGCACAAGGCGTTCCATGGGACTTTGGAATACATCCTTACTATTTTAAAGTACTTAAGAGTCACCCATTACTAAATTTTGAATTTCTTTCATCCCCTCATGGAGATAATTTGTTCCTTATGCTTCAGACCAACAAAGTCCTTCGTCAGTTGGTTGGAGAATTTGTTCAAGAAAGGGGTTTTAAATTAAACTTGAAGCAGGCAAACTACGCGATTGAAATTTCGAAAGAAAATGGTGGATTCTTAACCACCTATCCTTATGAATTGATTTCAGATACGCTCCAGAGAATCATATTTTATATGGCAGCGCTAGAGACAAATAAGGATGGTTCTACCCTTTTGTTTGAAGAGCCAGAGTCAAGTGTCTTTCCTTATTATACTAAATATTTGGCGGAGAGAATAGCTTATGGAAATGGCCAACAGTTTTTTATGACCACTCATAACCCTTATTTTTTGCAATCACTTATTCAAAAAACTCCTATTGACGATTTGCAAATCAATGTGGTTTTAATGAATGAAGCTCTTCAAACAATAGTAAAGCCAATTAATGGAATTGAAAAAATTGAACAAATGATTGACCTCGATTCGAGTGTTTTTCTAAATCTTGATAAGCTCATTGACGAATGATTTATTTGGAATGTTATGCAGACGAGGCATTAGTTAAGTCGTTTGGTGTCACATCCAAAATGATAAAACATGCTTTCAACAAGGGTGAGGTTTGTAATCTTTTAAGTAAATCATCTAATAATATTGGTATAGTTGATGAAGACCCTAGCAGTGGGAAGCCTAAGTATGAGAGGCAAATGTTAACGAAAATAGTCTTTGAGAATCAGTTATTAAAAGTATGCGAGGATAAATCCACTAATAACAAACTTATTGTTTTAAGGCCTCGCTTAGAAGATTTTATCATTCGTATTGCCAGGGAAAGCAACTTGTTGAACGAAAGGATTCCTATGGAAGCGAGCAAGTTGTATGAATTTCTGACCCACAGAAGAAGCGTACAAAAGTTTGAGTTGTTCAAAGATTTTATTCAGCAATTATCGAAGGAAAACGACACAATGATTAAGTTTATCAATTTTATCAAATAGTTATGCAATACAACGTCATCGTCATTGGTTCTGGCCCAGGTGGATATGTAGCCGCCATTCGCTGTGCACAGCTTGGAATGAAAACTGCTATCATTGAAAAGTACAGCACTCTAGGAGGTACTTGTTTAAATGTAGGATGCATTCCCTCTAAAGCTTTGCTTGATTCTTCAGAACATTTTCACAATGCAGCGCACACTTTCAAAGAGCACGGCATCGATATTTCTGAGCCCAAAGCGAACATCAAACAGATGATAACACGCAAAGCAGGCGTGGTGAAAGCAAATGTAGATGGCATCGCTTTTTTGATGAAGAAAAATAAAATCGATGTGCATACTGGGGTTGGCTCTTTTGTAGACAAAAACACCATTGAAGTTACTGCTGCCGATGGCAAGAAGACTTCGCTCACTACCGACAACGTGATTATTGCCACGGGTTCAAAGCCAACGCCTCTTCCATTTGCGCCATTCGATAAAAAGAGAATTATCTCAAGCACCGAAGCATTGGAGCTTCAAGAAATTCCGAAGCACTTGATTATCGTTGGTGGAGGCGTAATAGGAATGGAATTAGGTTCGGTATATGCGCGTATCGGTTCAAAAGTTTCGGTAGTTGAATTTTTGGATAGCCTTATTCCTACCATGGACGGAACGATGGGCAAAGAATTGCAAAAGTCCACCAAGAAATTAGGAATGGATTTTTACCTCGGCCATAAAGTGACTGCGGTTGAAAACAAAGGCAAGGAAGTGGTGCTCAAAGCAGAGCCAAAAAATGGAGGAGCAGCCATTGAGCTGAATGGCGATTATTGTCTGGTGAGCGTTGGCCGCAGACCCTACACAGAGGGCCTTGGTTTAGAGAAAGTGGGCATTGAATTGGACAGAGGAAAAATTGTGGTGGACGACCATTTGAAAACGAAAGCGGATAACATTTTTGCCATTGGCGATGTCATTCGCGGAGCGATGCTCGCACACAAGGCTGAAGAAGAAGGTGTGTATGTTGCGGAGCGATTGGCCGGACAGAAGCCACATATCAATTATTTGTTGATACCTGGAGTAGTGTACACGTGGCCGGAAGTGGCCAGCGTTGGGTTTACCGAAGAGCAATTGAAAGAGCAAGGCCGTGCATACAAAGTAGGAAGTTTCCCTTACAAAGCGTTGGGTCGTGCACGCGCCAGCATGGATTTGGATGGTCTTGTAAAAATTTTGGCCGATAAAAATACCGATGAAATTTTAGGTGCTCACATTATTGGTGCGCGCGCTGCGGATATGATTGCGGCAGGCGTAGTGGCCATGGAGTACCGTGCTTCTGCCGAAGATGTTTCGCGCATGAGTCACGCCCACCCAACGTACATGGAAGCATTCAAAGAAGCCTGTTTGGCGGCTACAGCAAATAGGCCAATACATTTGTAGATTGGCTGCCACAGATTTCACAGATGGACACAGATGATAACAGCCTAGATAGCTATCCTCTCAAAGAAGAAACGTACGAGATAATCGGAATTTGCATGGCGGTTCACAATGAATTAGGTCATGGATTTCTTGAAATAGTTTATAAGGATGCAATTGAGATTGAACTTGATAAGAAAGGCATCAATTATCAACGAGAAAAGGAATACCCCATTAATTACAAAGGCGTAGTTTTAAATCATAGTTTCTTTGCTGATTTTGTAGTTTATGGCAATGTAATCCTCGAAGTGAAGGCAGTGGAAGGCGGAATTTCAAGTGATAGTATTGCACAAACAATTAATTACTTGCGAGCTTCTGATTGTAAAATTGGTTTGTTAGTAAATTTTGGTCGAAGAAAACTTGAATACAAAAGATTGATTTATTGAATCATCTGTGAAAATCTGTGTTATCTGTGGCTAGTTTTTCAAATTTCTGCAAATCACAATTGCCCTCACCAAAATTGAAAAAGCTAGTGGCAGCAAAAAAGGATTTAGCTGTTGTGGCCAAATGGCCCAAAGGCCAATCAATATTCCCGTCAACACCACCGCAAACGTGAAGTATTGGATGGTGCGGTTGCCAGGAGATTTTTGGAGTAACATAATCACACCAATGAAATGCAACGGAAATGCCCACAGCAAATTGAAATTCTTTGCAGCATCGTGATGGTCGGTGAAAGCCCAGAGGAACAACAGAAGAATGCCAATCAATCCAGTTACTCCAAAAAGAATAACATCCAACCATTTGCTGATTTTCTTTTTTCGCCAATCAAATACTGTTATAGCAACCACTATCAAAAACAATACCCCAAAGGCAATCCACGGATGAACAAAATTTACAGACGAAGTGGAAGGGGCTGGTTCAAAGACTATTTTCTTTTCGGCAACCAAGGATGTTACCATTGAGTCGGAGTGAATGGTACCATGTTGCACAAACGACTCAATGTAATCTGGCAGAAACATGTACTCATACGCACTCATTTTCCGATCGATTGGCAGTCCCAAACAAATATCGATGCCTAAATCGCCCCACGGTAAAGGGCTTAAATAATCATTTGTCTTTTCTCTAAAGGAATGGTGTGGTTTTAAGAATGAACTATCCCATTTCAAGTCGGCACCTAATTGTTGCGTTAATACATCTCTAATTTTTGTTGCGCAATTGTTGTGATAGTAATCGTACCGATAAGTTTGATTTTCGGGCAAAGCATTCCACTCTAAAAACGCAAAGATTTTTTGTTTTTGTTGAGAGGTCAATTGCAGTGTTTGCTCATGGATAAACCGGTTGTAATAGATGTACGCATTCTTAAAATCTTGATAGGAATACACGCCTAACTTATAATAGAGAAACCCTCTTGTGAAATTCAAATAGAAGTTGGGCTGGTCGAAATCAAAGACACCATAGTTATAAGCATAGTCGATTCCTTGTAAGGAATCGTAGACGCGGATGGCACTGTGCCCAAATGCGGCATACAGCTCGTTTGTGTCGGGGCCTAATGTGATAATGGAAATCTTGCTCGAGGGAGACAACACTATCTTTTGTGAAAAAGAAAGTGTGGTCATAAAAAAGCCAATGACAAATAATACTTTACTCATATTCCGATAAATTGACCTGAACTCTCGCTATTTTTACCTCCGAAAGATAGGCATTTACTTGCGATAGATTTTACTTTCAATAACATGAACCGAAACATCAACGATGGTCTGAATTTGCTTACCAAGCTCTCGCCCATTCGTGTTTGGAATGCTGGTCAGTTAATAGGTAGTTACATTACTTCTCGTGTTACGGGCAAACCGCAACATGCGGGCATGCCGATGAGTATTTCCATCGAACCTACAACTTCGTGCAACCTGCGTTGCCCCGAATGCCCCAGTGGCTTGCGTTCGTTCACCAGGCCAACGGGTATGCTGAAGCCCGAGTTGTTTGAGTCAACCATTAACCAACTTGCCTCACGACTTTCCTATTTGATTTTTTATTTTCAAGGCGAGCCGTATTTGCATCCGCAGTTTTTAGATTTGGTTGCCTATGCTTCCCTAAAAGGAATTTACACTGCAACCTCCACCAACGCACATTACCTCACTGATAAAAATGCAAAAGCCACCGTTAAATCAGGTTTGGACAGATTGATTATTTCCATTGATGGCACCACGCAAGAGACCTACGAGTCATACCGAATAGGAGGCAGTTTAGAAAAGGTGATCGAAGGAACAAAAAATATTGTGCGCTGGAAGCGCGAATTGAAATCAAGTACTCCACATGTGATTTTTCAGTTTTTGGTAGTGAAACCGAACGAACATCAGATTGATGAAGTGAACAAACTTGGGAAGGAATTGGGCGTTGATGAAGTGGCTTTTAAAACAGCTCAAATTTATGATTATCAACAGGGCTCCGATTTAATACCGACAATCGACCGTTACTCGCGCTACAAAAAAAGCAATGACGGCACCTATCACATCAAAAACGAATTGTTGAATCATTGCTGGAAAATGTGGCACAGTTGTGTGATTACATGGGACGGAAAAGTGGTGCCTTGTTGTTTTGATAAAGATGCACATTATGTGCTGGGTGATTTAAACCACCAATCCTTTGAAGAAATCTGGCGAGGGCAGAAGTACAATGATTTCAGGGCTTCTCTTTTGCGATCACGCAGCGAAATAGAAATGTGTAAAAATTGTACTGAGGGAACGAAGGTGTGGGCGTAAGTTAGCCCAAAGATTTTTTAACTTTCTCTAAATCAGCAGCACCACATTTGGCACAGCCACTACTGCACTCGTTTTTTGATTGAAAAGAACGAAAAACCATTCTGCCTAAATAAATGGCAGCGCCAAGAAATGTCAGGAAGATTAGAATTGTTTGGAACATAGATCAAAGATAGCTGTTCTTTTTTATTTTCTAGAATCTATTACACGTCCGATTGCGGACGGATGCGCTCAAATATGAACGTCTAAAGTATCTAAGTTTGCTCAAATTGAAGTTTTTTGCGCGATTTCACCTCTGGCACTCATATTGGCAAGCCTAACTTCAAAAGCAAGAAAAAACTTTTAACCCAGATTTTGCAGTAGAACTATCCAGTCAGACTTAGTGGCAGGTTTATTTTTTGGACATTTGAGAATAATCCATCATACCATTGCCTTCTTTTGAGTGGGACGGACATTTTCAGTACCCATTTTTGGGCTTCCTGCTCCACCCAACTTCCAACTGCAAAGCAGTTGAACCTTAATGTGGAAAGCTTGGGCTGTGGCTGTTTTTGATGGGTTATTTGGCGGAACAGGCTCATCAAATTATAGGCTACCATCACAAAGCGCATAGCTGTTTCAGTAGCACAAAAACTATCCATGCAAAAGCCTTCTGTACCGAAATCTTCTTTCAACTCCTTGATCCTGTTTTCGGCATCACCCCTGCGCTTATATTGTTCCCATATTTCTGTTGCCGGCAGGGCTTGGTTAGTGACAAAGGCATGGTACCTTTTGCGGTACACTTTTTCGTCCGCTATGCCCACGCTGCTGAATAATGTCTTGAGCTTCTTACCCGTTGCCCTGGCCCTGATTTCTTCACTTTGTTTGATGACCACAATCCTACGGGCTTTGCCCCAGCCGCCTTGCTGGTAGTTTATTTCCGATACCCATAAGCCTTCGCCTATCGCATTCCATTGGGTGATACCATAAATGCTGGCTTGTAAATTGGCATACAGCTTACAGGCAATGACGTAGGGGATATTTCTCTGCTCAATGAAATCCAAGACTGTACCGGTACAAAACCCACTATCGGCCCTGAACAACCCTACTGTTTTGTTTTTGAGGATGGCAAAGGTCTCTTCTAAAAAATGGATGCAGTTGCTGTTGCTCCCTGTATTGCCGCTGCGGTTCCAGCAATTGGCCACCATGCGTATGTCATTGACAAAAGCAAACAAGGGATGATGGCTGCCACGGCCAGGCTTCTTGGGGTTGTACCCTTTTTTGCTGCCCTCCTGTTCCCCGTAACGGGTGATCACACTGCTGTCCATATCCAACGTGTAATTGTCGAATTGGATCTGCTCAAAAAACCACGTGTACAGTTCAATGAAAATTTGGTGGTTCATTGAGGGCGTAAACTTTTTAAAGAACCGCCCGAAGGTGGTCCCCGAAGCAACCCGCTTCCATCCAAATATCTGGCGCAACACTTCATCAACCCGCACCACCGCTGTGTGACTAAAACGAAAGCAACCAATCCAGATGCCCACCCAAAAACTCTCTATTATACCCACGGCATCTATCCGGTTGTTACTCTTGCTCTCAGGCAAACCAAGCTCGGCCAACTTCTTGCTGATCCCAGTTTGGTCAATCAATATTTTCATCTCTTTCATCCCGCCCCACGCTGTTACTAATTTATCGGTATAGTGGTGTTCCATATTCAAATATAAGACACCTTGTCACTATTTCATTCTACTGCAAAATCTGGGTTTAATAGAGGTTACTCATCTAAAGACTCACAACCGATTTTATATGCTAAAAAATTATTTTACTACTGCTTTGCGAAATCTTTGGAGATCCAAAGGAAGTACCATTATCAATATCTCGGGCTTAACACTAGGCGTGGCCACCAGTTTGATTTTGTTCTTACTGGTACGAAACCAAACAAGTTTTGATAAGTATCATTCTAAGCTAGACAGAATTTATAGAGTGGTGTTGCAATCGGATGGCAACAATGGCAAAAAC
This genomic window contains:
- a CDS encoding SPASM domain-containing protein, which encodes MNRNINDGLNLLTKLSPIRVWNAGQLIGSYITSRVTGKPQHAGMPMSISIEPTTSCNLRCPECPSGLRSFTRPTGMLKPELFESTINQLASRLSYLIFYFQGEPYLHPQFLDLVAYASLKGIYTATSTNAHYLTDKNAKATVKSGLDRLIISIDGTTQETYESYRIGGSLEKVIEGTKNIVRWKRELKSSTPHVIFQFLVVKPNEHQIDEVNKLGKELGVDEVAFKTAQIYDYQQGSDLIPTIDRYSRYKKSNDGTYHIKNELLNHCWKMWHSCVITWDGKVVPCCFDKDAHYVLGDLNHQSFEEIWRGQKYNDFRASLLRSRSEIEMCKNCTEGTKVWA
- the lpdA gene encoding dihydrolipoyl dehydrogenase, whose protein sequence is MQYNVIVIGSGPGGYVAAIRCAQLGMKTAIIEKYSTLGGTCLNVGCIPSKALLDSSEHFHNAAHTFKEHGIDISEPKANIKQMITRKAGVVKANVDGIAFLMKKNKIDVHTGVGSFVDKNTIEVTAADGKKTSLTTDNVIIATGSKPTPLPFAPFDKKRIISSTEALELQEIPKHLIIVGGGVIGMELGSVYARIGSKVSVVEFLDSLIPTMDGTMGKELQKSTKKLGMDFYLGHKVTAVENKGKEVVLKAEPKNGGAAIELNGDYCLVSVGRRPYTEGLGLEKVGIELDRGKIVVDDHLKTKADNIFAIGDVIRGAMLAHKAEEEGVYVAERLAGQKPHINYLLIPGVVYTWPEVASVGFTEEQLKEQGRAYKVGSFPYKALGRARASMDLDGLVKILADKNTDEILGAHIIGARAADMIAAGVVAMEYRASAEDVSRMSHAHPTYMEAFKEACLAATANRPIHL
- a CDS encoding IS1380 family transposase yields the protein MEHHYTDKLVTAWGGMKEMKILIDQTGISKKLAELGLPESKSNNRIDAVGIIESFWVGIWIGCFRFSHTAVVRVDEVLRQIFGWKRVASGTTFGRFFKKFTPSMNHQIFIELYTWFFEQIQFDNYTLDMDSSVITRYGEQEGSKKGYNPKKPGRGSHHPLFAFVNDIRMVANCWNRSGNTGSNSNCIHFLEETFAILKNKTVGLFRADSGFCTGTVLDFIEQRNIPYVIACKLYANLQASIYGITQWNAIGEGLWVSEINYQQGGWGKARRIVVIKQSEEIRARATGKKLKTLFSSVGIADEKVYRKRYHAFVTNQALPATEIWEQYKRRGDAENRIKELKEDFGTEGFCMDSFCATETAMRFVMVAYNLMSLFRQITHQKQPQPKLSTLRFNCFAVGSWVEQEAQKWVLKMSVPLKRRQWYDGLFSNVQKINLPLSLTG
- a CDS encoding GxxExxY protein, which codes for MDTDDNSLDSYPLKEETYEIIGICMAVHNELGHGFLEIVYKDAIEIELDKKGINYQREKEYPINYKGVVLNHSFFADFVVYGNVILEVKAVEGGISSDSIAQTINYLRASDCKIGLLVNFGRRKLEYKRLIY
- a CDS encoding FeoB-associated Cys-rich membrane protein encodes the protein MFQTILIFLTFLGAAIYLGRMVFRSFQSKNECSSGCAKCGAADLEKVKKSLG
- a CDS encoding DUF4105 domain-containing protein, coding for MSKVLFVIGFFMTTLSFSQKIVLSPSSKISIITLGPDTNELYAAFGHSAIRVYDSLQGIDYAYNYGVFDFDQPNFYLNFTRGFLYYKLGVYSYQDFKNAYIYYNRFIHEQTLQLTSQQKQKIFAFLEWNALPENQTYRYDYYHNNCATKIRDVLTQQLGADLKWDSSFLKPHHSFREKTNDYLSPLPWGDLGIDICLGLPIDRKMSAYEYMFLPDYIESFVQHGTIHSDSMVTSLVAEKKIVFEPAPSTSSVNFVHPWIAFGVLFLIVVAITVFDWRKKKISKWLDVILFGVTGLIGILLLFLWAFTDHHDAAKNFNLLWAFPLHFIGVIMLLQKSPGNRTIQYFTFAVVLTGILIGLWAIWPQQLNPFLLPLAFSILVRAIVICRNLKN
- a CDS encoding AAA family ATPase — translated: MIKKLSIQNFKSIKDLQLDCRRVNLFIGEPNVGKSNILEAISVQAIQQTLSTEGLIRLFDFSNLFYENDPSNKIVVKTDEMWTEISYDKGVIDFSFFKDENFKRQWKSNFPLTSFGAQGVPWDFGIHPYYFKVLKSHPLLNFEFLSSPHGDNLFLMLQTNKVLRQLVGEFVQERGFKLNLKQANYAIEISKENGGFLTTYPYELISDTLQRIIFYMAALETNKDGSTLLFEEPESSVFPYYTKYLAERIAYGNGQQFFMTTHNPYFLQSLIQKTPIDDLQINVVLMNEALQTIVKPINGIEKIEQMIDLDSSVFLNLDKLIDE